Within Bdellovibrionales bacterium, the genomic segment GTTCTCAAATAGCCAAGTTGATTCAAGAATTTAATGCGCAGACAAATCGAAATGTTCGGTATGCTTCCGCCTACATTGTGACAGATGTTCCTCAATTGGACGATTCGGCAAGGGCCAATTTTGGACTTCACGAGCCCGATTTTGAGGGAAAGAAGAAGGCCAAGGAACTTTACGCCCTCCTTGTTAAGCTTGTTTTGGGCCTTCCTACGAAAATGGGCTATTCCGCTCACAGTTCTCTTATTGCTCAATACTATTTAAGGCAGTTTCAGAGTTTTTCAGATAGTTCTGATTGGAACGGGATGAAGGATCTTTTTCAGGATGTTCGCTTCCGGCGGGATCGAGTGATTGAACTTTCCAGGAATGGAGAGCGTGTCTCTCGCGGATTAATTAAGATTTACGGAGACCTTTTGGCCCACTTTGAGAGCCATGCCTCTGCATCGGGAAACAGCTTGAGCAGAAGTAATTTTGTGCGATCCGGGCCTAATAACATTACAGGGGGAGATGGAGATTCGCATGCAGATAGAGACGCAAACGCAAACGCAAACGCAAACGCAAACGCAGAAGTCCATGGTGACTTAAGAGATTTACCTCTTGAGTATCAGCGCGCGATTGTGCTTCAATCGATGACCCGGTCTGCAACTCTGAATACGGGAGACGTCGTTTATCTTCGTGGAAAACGTGCAGACGTGGAAACCCTTGGCCAATCCGTTCAAGGAGCTCATCGGGCAGTAGATTGGATCTTTGAACACCGTCAAAGACCGATGACCGGGGCTGATGCCAAAGAACTCCACAGTTATCTGACCGAAGGAGTTCTCTCTACAGAATATCAAGGTTCGTTTTCGAACTTTAATTACACAGCGGTCATGGGTGAGACAAGGACCTCTGCACAGGTTCTCAATGAGTTCTTTGCTTGGCTGGAATCAGTGGAGCCAAGCTATCAAACTGCCATAGAGGCGTTCACGCGATACGAAGCGATTCATCCTCACAAGGATGGGAGCGGGCGTATGTCAGAACTGATTGCTCAGCACCTTCTTTTACGCGGAGGACTTTCGCCCCTTCTCTTTCCGAATCGATTTGATATTGACTACATTTTAACTTTGAATCGGAATGGGGGTTTCGTCGATAATCGACGAGAATTTGTTTCTGAACTTGTACGCAATACCGCGGTTTTTGCGGAGGGAATTCGACGAGCATCGATCCATAGTGCTGTCACCCATGCGAAATTTAATTCTGATAGTGGTCAAGTCGAGTTAGAAATGGACGATGGAAGAGAGCTGCAAATCAAGGTTTTTTATGCATCTGATAGGCCCATCGCTCTTGAGCGCGAGGTGCGCAATTTCGTCAAAGTGTCTGACCTCCCTGCGGAACTGCCTGCTGTTTTGGTTAAGAGGAAGGAATATGGGGCCCATTATGTCTTCGAACCGCGACGAGGTTGTCTTCGAACCCTCACGCAGAGTCCGTGAATTGTCACTTTTGCGCTGATTGTGCTGATTGGTAGATCAAACTTCTCTTTTGTATCAATGGCACGGAATCTGCAAAACTTTGCTCAAAAACCTGACTTCTAAATATCGAAATAGATGGTCTTTTCGGTAGAAGCGAACTTTTAGTCAGTGAGGAGACAAGGGTGAGTCAGCATTTAATTGATTCTAAAATATGGGGACATTCCTCTCGTCGTTCCTTAAAAATTTTTGGGCTTGCGGCCGGGGGCCTTCTGCTCGCTACAGTTGGCGGGTTGTCTTATTGGGGCTCCCTCGGGTCGGTTGAGCCAGGAGTGGTGATCGGAGTCACAAGTAGCCAGGTTCTGATTGAGTACGCTGATTCTCCCGAGACGAGAAAAACTATTTCTATTTCCCCCGAGACCGGAGAAGAAGTGGTTGGGTGGAGAGTGGGAGAAAAGGTTCAAATTTATTTGACGAATTGGAGTGGACCCAAAGGAGCTGAACGCTATAACGGAGATGCCCATAAGGTTGATCCTCCAGCAAATAAGTAGGAAGAACAGGGGATGAAGGTCAGAATGATCTTCATTTGTTCCGACCGAGAATTCTCAAAAGCCGTGACTACCTTTTGAGAGGTGGTTAAATAGAATCATGAAATTTCTCAATCAGGTGTGTATCATAAGAATTTTTGGTCTGAATTTGAGTCTGAGTCTCAGCTGGTGTTGCGGCCCCCTAGGGAGCTTGCTGGGTTTCGGTTTGTGTTTGTTTTCAATGCAGCAGCAAAGTCTGGCCCAACCGAAGCAAGGACAGGCCCAAGCGCAGCAGGAGAGGCCAGCAAGGCAGTTGCTGACCACCACGGTGGCCGTTGTCGGTGGGAGGCCCATCACCAGCCGGGAGGTGCAAATCGCTTTTCTTCTTGAGAGGGCGATGTATGGGAACAAGAAAATCCCAGAGAGCTTATCTCTCGAGGTGAAGGGGAAGGAATTTGATCGAGAGGTCGTCGCAAGTCTTTTGGAGTGGGTTGTTTTTCTTGAAGCGCAAAGTTTTTCGGCTCATGAGATTTTGGGTCCTGAGCTGGAGGTGGCGGAACAGAGAGCCCAGGAGACTTTGAAGAAGAATGTCCAGTGGAAGGGTCTCGCCGTCACTCGCTCTGAGTTAAAAAGCCAGTTGGAAAGAAAAATGCGAGCCAAAAGATTTATTCAATTCAAGGGTCGTAGCTCCGTGGTACCTGTGACGGACGATGAGGTTCGTGAGTATTTTGAGAAAAATAGGATAAAATTTGGCAATTTTCCGTTTGAGAAATTTAAAGATGATATCAGATCGTTTTTAGAACGTCAGCACGTGGACATGAGATTAAAAAACTGGTTTGAAATACTTCAAGAGAAGTACAAAGTGAAGAATCTCTCTTTGGATGTTTAATGGGTCTTATTAATTGTGATTCTTGGGAAATTCGGGCCCTTCGGGGGAGCGATTTTGCGGAGCTGCACCAGACAGTTGAGGCCGTCTATTCAGGTTCCCCATTTCCGATTGGGGGAGGTTGGAGTGAGGAACAGCTCGCAGAGGAAGGAATGTCAGGTAGTTCGCTCGGGGTCTTTTATAAGCCGTTTGGACTCACCTCCTTTGTCATCTGGCGCTGCTTTCCGGGAGGTCGTGAAATTCGGCTTCTCGGAACACACCCCCAGTGGTGCAGGAGAGGCATTATGGCAGAGCTTATGCGCTCGGTCATTGAGGAGGTTGATTCCGGCGAGGAGATCTGGCTTGAAGTTCATGAGGGAAATCGTGGGGCCCGTAACCTCTATGAAAAGCTAGGGTTTTCTAAAGTGGGCAGGAGACCCAATTACTATCGCGATGGTGCCGGTGCCGACCTCTATAGTAGGCTTTGTCCGTGAATCCAGACGAGTGAATAAGCTCTGATAATGACTTGCCTTTTATGTTTGCCTTCGTTATAAATCGAACACTCGTAAGGGGGCCAGTGGTCCTCTTTTTTATTGTGTCCGCGTCTGGTCGCGAGGGATCGGAGTGGTGTAGAAGGACAGAGATTTGAGTAGTTTGTCTGATGATGCTTTGGGTCAGATTCGTGAATTGGCGAGTGAAATTTGCCAGCGAGAGGGTTGTCTTCTATACGATATTCAGTTCTCTGGTGGATCTAGACAGAGAAATTTACGAGTGTTTATTGATCGTGCTCAAGGCGTAGTTTCTGTAGACGATTGTGCCAATATTTCGCGAGGCATCAACCTTCTGCTCGACGTGAGAGATCTCATTCCTGGCGGTGCCTACGATTTGGAAGTTTCTAGTCCGGGCCTTGAGAGGCAGCTTCTTGAGACCTGGCATTTCGAAAAGGCGATTGGTCAGCAAGTGAAAGTCTCCACCACGGAATCGATTCCTCTGCCTGAGGCTGTGGAAGCAAAACCTGGTAAGGGTGGTCCGTTGTCGGTTGAGGGTAAGCTTACGGAAGCATCGGACGAAGTGGTTGTGGTTGAGAATGATAGGGCAAAATAGAAAATTCCTCAACGAATTATTCGAAGGGCGAACGTAAAATTTGTTTTCAGTGAGAAGTCCGGAAGCAAAAAGAAGATGAAGAAGAGGTAATAGGGATGGCTGTGGAAAATGTATTCTCTGATTTGAGTCGTATGATTGAACAGGTCGGCAAAGATAAGGGCATTGATAAAGGTGTCGTTATTGATGCTGTTATCCAGGGTATGTTAGTGGCTGCTCGAAAAAAGTATGGGACTTATCGTGAAATTGAGGCTCAATATAACGAGGAGTCTGGTGAGATAGAGCTCTATGAATTTAAGGAAGTGGTCAACGACGAAGATTTTTGTGACGAAGAAGTTGAGATTAAGTTATCTAGTGCCCTCGAGTTGGACCCTGATGCTCAACTTCACGATTCGATTGGGCATAAGTTAGAAACCTCCGATTTGGGGCGAATTGCAGCTCAGACAGCTAAGCAGATTATCACTCAGCGAGTGCGCGATGCCGAGCGCGACCTTATTTTTAATGAGTTTGAGCAGCGAAAGGGAGAAATTGCCTCAGGAATTGCTCGACGAGTTGAAAGAGGGGCTATCGTTGTTGATCTTGGTCGGACAGAGGCCTACATCCCACCCCGGGAACAGATTCCAGGCGAGCAGTACAAGCCGGGAGATCGGATTCAAGGCTACATTGCTGATGTTCGCCAAACCACCAGAGGCCCTCAGATTATCATGTCTCGAGCTGATGAGCGCTACCTGATGAAGTTGTTCGAAATGGAAGTTCCAGAGATTTATGATGGTATTGTTGAGATAAAGGCAGCTGCTCGTGAGCCTGGTCAGAGGGCTAAGATTGCTGTGAGTTCTAAGGATTCTGCCGTTGACGCCTTGGGTGCTTGCGTGGGGATGAAGGGCAGTCGCGTACAGAGTATTGTGCAGGAACTGCGGGGCGAAAAAATTGACATTGTTAATTGGGACGATGAGCCAGCTCGATTTGTTTGCAATGCTCTGGCTCCAGCAGAAATTTCTAAAGTGTATATGGACGAGAATTTGATGGAAATGGAAATCGTGGTTCCGGATTCTCAGCTCAGCTTGGCCATTGGGCGAAAGGGTCAGAATGTTCGTCTGGCGGCAAAGCTCACGCGTTGGAAATTGGATATTGTTTCTGAATCGAATGCTTCGCAGAGAACAGCCGAGGCGATATTTAATCTGATGCTGATTCCTGGGATGAGTCAAACGATGGCACAGAATATTTTCCAATCAGGATATGGGTCTTTCCAAGCCATAGCTGAGGCACAGATTGACGATGTGATGAAGGTTCCTGGATATGAAGATATAAACAGGGCTAAGAAATTAGTTGAAGATTCAAAGGCTCTCCTCGCTCAGTACCAGCAAGAAGGTAAAGCAGTGCCAACGGCTCCAACGAAGACCCCAGAGGTGCAGTTGGAGGGAGATGCGAAGTCTCAGGCAGCGCAGCGTTTGAAAGAGGAGATGGTTCAGTTGACGGCGCAGGAAGAAGCGGCAGGTGGTGAGAAAACTGAGGTTGGCGGAATTCAGGAATAATTGAAAAATCTAAAGTGTGGTTGATTCGAGACAAAGAGATAGACAGCGGTATAAAGCGACAGTTTGGTTGAAGGAGAATGAGTGACCCAGCCCAAAGTTTATGAATTTGCAAAAGAGATTGGTATCGAGACTCTGACTCTCATGGATAAGATTCGTGAATGGAATCTTCCGATTCGAAGTCATATGGCTGGTTTAGATGAGGCCATGATCCTCGAAATCAAGAGCCGTTTTGATGCAGAGGCGGGAACAAAAAAAGAGACAAAGGCTAAAAAAGCCAAGCCAAAGAAGAAGAAGGCCACGACCACGTCCGTGCGCAAGGTCGTTACAGCCACTTCTAAGGCGGATGAAAAATCCGTGAAAGAAAAGAAGGCAGAGAAAGCCGCAGCGGCCCTACCAAAAGTGATTCGACGTAAGGCTGGAGAAAAAGAGGAGGCCGAGGCGGCGGCGGCAGCAGCGGCCCTGGCGGCACAAGTAGAAAGTCAGGAGATTTACACCTCAGAAGAAGTGAGTGCGACTGATGGGTCAGAAGAGGACTCTGATGCTGCAGCTCATTTGAGAGAAACAGGCTCCGAGATGAGTGCAGAAGGTGTGTCTCCAGATTCGATCTCACCTGAATCACCCGAGACGAAAACTCGTCGTAATATTGTGGGTCGCATGGATCTGAAGAGGGTTGTTCGTCCTGTGGCTCGAGCAAGCAGCACAGTTTCTTCATCAGGACCATCTGGAGCTGCAGGGACGGGGGCAGGGACCTCGCCTTTTTTTTCCGGGCAAGTTTCGGATCCTTCTCGTCCTCCGCGGCCGGGGGTTGGTCGGACTTTGAGAACTGGATTTGTAGCTCCCTCGCCTTTTCTCGATGAAGTTGTGATTGAGGAAACGCAGAAGGAAAAGGATGATAAATTAAAAAAGCGTCCTGGGGCGGGCAAAGAGCTTCCTTCGGCGGTATTTTCGGCTTCGGAGTTTAGAAAAAGAGAAGTTGTTTTCCAGCCAAAAAAGAAAAAGATTCCTGGTCGGGGAGAGGTGAGAAAGACTCAGATTACAACTCCAAAGGCCAGCAAACGAGTGGTTAAATTTCATCATGTAATTAAGGTCGGGGAACTAGCCAACCAAATGAATTTGAAGGCCCCTCAGCTGATTAAGAAATTAATGGGCGAAGGAATTATGGCCACGATTAATACAGATCTTGATTTTGATACTGTGGCTCTGATGGTACCCGAATTCGGTTTTGAAGCTCAAAATGTGGCTTTGTCGCCCGAGGGCCTGATAGAGGAAGCTGTTTTCGGTGATCTTTCTTCGGAGATGGTGCCTCGAACACCAGTCGTGACAGTGATGGGACACGTCGATCATGGCAAAACAACATTGCTTGATTCGATTCGCAACGCAGATGTCGCGTCCCGAGAGGCTGGAGGTATTACCCAGCACATTGGGGCTTACCAAGTAACTCTTGAAGATGGAAGTCACATCACCTTTATCGATACTCCCGGCCACGCAGCTTTCACAGCCATGCGGGCCCGCGGAGCTAATGTGACAGATGTTGCGATTATTGTTGTTGCAGCGGACGACGGGGTCATGCCTCAGACGGCCGAAGCCATTAATCATGCTAAGGCCGCCGGGGTCCCGATTATCGTGGCAGTTAACAAAATGGACAAACAAGGTGCTAATCCAGACCGAATCAAGCAACAATTGACTGAATTCCAACTCGTTCCTGAGGAGTGGGGTGGAAGCACGATCTTTTGTCCTGTTTCGGCTCTAAAGGGAGAGGGAGTTAAGGAGCTACTTGAGCAAATTCGACTTGTGGCCGAGGTTCAAGAGCTTCGCGCGAATCCGAACCGCTCAGGTACGGGCTTGGTGATAGAGAGCCGTATGGAGAAGGGTCGGGGATGTGTCGCCACTTTATTAGTGAAAGATGGGACAATCAGGGTGGGTCAGGACATTGTTGTTGGAACTGTGGCCGGTCGAATCCGGGCCATGAACAATGATCGAGGCGAGCAAATTAAATTGGCTGGCCCAGGCACACCCGTCGAAATTTTTGGTCTTCCCGAGACTCCTTTGGCTGGGGATCGTTTTGATGTCACGGAGACAGAAGCTCAGGCCCATGAAATTGCTGAATTGAGAAAACATCAGGCAGAGGCCGCGATCGCAAGTCTTGATAAAACCATGACGTTGGAGCAGATTTTTTCTAAGGTGAAGGCGGGTGCCGCAAAAGAGCTTTCGGTTGTGTTGAAGGCGGATGTGGCCGGCAGTTTGGAAGCCATCAAGGGGATGTTTGAAAAGGCGGGGACGGAAGAAGTCAAAGTGAAGATCGTTCACTCAGGGGTAGGTGGAATCAGCGAATCGGATGTGTTGTTGGCAGGAACGGCCCATGGGCTGGTTCTTGGCTTTAATGTTCGTCCGGATGGTTCTGCTCAAAAACTGGCAAAAGAGAAAAATATTGAGATCAAGGTCTATACAATTATTTACGAGCTGATTGATGATGTTAAAAAAGCTCTTGGAGGATTGTTAGCGCCTGAGATAGTTGAAAAATCATTGGGCAGAGCTGAAGTGCGAAATACTTTCTCGGTGCCAAAATCAGGAGTTATTGCAGGATGTTCTGTTTTGGATGGGAAAATTACGCGAAGTAACCAATTGCGATTGGTGCGAGATGGCCGAATTGTCTATCAAGGAAAAGTTTCCAGTCTGAAGCGGTTCAAAGATGATGTCAAAGAAGTGGCCTCGGGCTTTGAATGTGGGATCGGAATTGAAAACTTCAATGACATTAAAGTTGGTGACGTGATCGAGGCCTTCGAGGTTGAGAGCATCGCGAGGGAGCTCTGAGTTGTCAGGAGAAAGCAGGCGCATACAAAGGGTTGAAAAAGAACTTCGTCATGTTGTAGCTGGTTACCTATTAACTGGCCTAAGGGGGTCTTTTTCCTGCTTGATTTCAGTGACACATGTCAAAGTCTCACCGGATTTGCGCCACGCCAAGGTTTACGTTAGCCTCATGGGTGATTCAAAAACGAAGCAAACTGACTGGTTGCTGCTTGAAAAGCAAGTTTCGGAAATTCAAAGACATGTGGGCGCAAATCTCAAGCTGAAGTTCACTCCGCGATTGCAGTTGTTCCTTGATTCGTCTGCTGATGAGGTTGATAAAATCCAACGAATTTTGAATGATATAAAGGCGGGCGAGATGCAATTGCGACCCAGTGTTGAAGGCGAAGATGAAGGCTAAGGCTAAGCGATCTGAGCCAGGGCTTCATGGTCTTTTGTTGGTTGATAAACCAAGCGGGATAACGAGTCATGACGTGGTTGCCAGAGCTCGACGTTGTTTAGGAATGAAGGCGGTTGGCCATGCGGGGACCCTGGATCCTTTGGCAACGGGCCTTATTGTTTTGCTCCTAGGAGAGGCCACTAAACTATCAGATTATGTTTTGAATGCGGATAAGAGCTACGAAGTTAAGGTTCGGCTGGGCCTGATCACGGATTCTTTGGATATCACAGGAAGGGTTCTTGAACGTCGCGAAGTCAATGTTTCAGAAGAGACTTTAAATAGGGCGATATTGGATGCTCAAGGTGAGCTCTCTTTGCCTGTTCCTGCCTATTCAGCGGTCAAGGTGGGTGGAAAAAAACTGTATGAACTGGCTCGAGCGGAAAAACTGAGTTCCACACCAGTTCGCAGCATGAACTTTTTTAACCTGAAATTAGTTGAGTTTGGTCAGGATTGCTTCTCGGCTCGGGTCGATTGCCATAAAGGTGGCTACATACGATCCTGGGTTGAATTCGTAGGAAGAAATCTCGGTTGTGGCGCAACGGTTGAGGAACTCAGACGTTTGGGATCAGGCAGTTTCCGAGTAGAGAAGAGTCTCAGTTTAGAAAGTCTTGAAGAATTGGCGAGCCTCTCTAAGATGGAAGGGCGGGACCAACAGGCCTGTGGTGCCATAGATCCTCGGGCTTTTGGAGATTCATTTGTTTCTTTAAATCAAGCTCTTCCTCAGTGGAAGGCCTTGACCGTAAAGGGACGCGATGAGCATTTAATGGTGAATGGACTCGTCAGTCATGATCTGAGTCGTCGTTTGATATCAGAAAGAAAAAGGGCCAACAATCAACGTGTAATCGTGCCCGTGAAAATCCTGAGTTCTGCAACGGGTCAGCTCCTTTCCCTGATTGAAGCGATGCCTGAGGGTGGACTTAAGGTGAGGCGAATATTTCAGCTCCCGGCCCTCTGAGGACGTGGCAAAAAAGTCGTTTTTTCTTTCTCCACTTGCTCTTGTTTTGAAAGCCTTGTAAGTATGGCTACTTAATGCTCTCTGGGACGAAAGCCATAACGTTCCAATGGGGGTTTTTGGAGGTAACCAATGGCGCTTTTAGCTTCACAAAAAGAAGAAATTGTAAAAAAATTCCGTCAGTCTGAGTTGGATACGGGGAGCTCGCAGGTGCAAGTCGCTCTCCTCACTCATCGAATTAATCATCTAACTGAACATTTCAAAAAGAATAAAAAAGATGTTCATGGGCAACGTGGCCTTCTAAAACTGGTGAATCGTCGTCGAAAACTCTTGGACTATCTTCGTTCTCAAGATTCGGCTCAATATTCTTCGTTGATATCTGAGCTTGGTTTAAGGAAGTAATGTCTAAAAACTTAAATCTGGTTACCTACGCATCGAGGCCTATATCTCCGTTCCTGAAATGAGACGTCGCTGGCGTATGAGCCCGCGATAGGGGATTTGGTTGGTTTAAAACAAGGAGAGGAAATGAAACAGACAGTGACCTTTGAAATGAACGGTAAGGAAATCGTTCTTGAAACTGGTCGTTTAGCAAAACAGGCCGATGGTTCGGTCCTTGTTACCTGTGGCAGCAATATGGTCCTCGTGACCGCCGTTTCAAACAGGAAGGAGTCCACCATGGATTTCTTCCCGCTGACGGTGGAGTACGCTGAGAAATTTTATGCCTCAGGTAAAATTCCTGGCGGTTATTTTAAGCGCGAAGGCCGTCCCACTAATTTGGCTACTCTAACAGCTCGAATGATTGATCGCCCGGTTCGTCCTTGTTTTCCCGAGGGCTATCGTTATGAGACTCAGCTGGTCGCCACAACTCTGAGCTATGATGGCTCCTGCCCCATTGATATTTTGGCCAGCATCGGTGCGAGCGCTGCTCTTCATGTCAGTGATATCCCCTTCAATGGCCCAACTTCGGCCGTTCAAGTGGTACGAGTGAAAGGGAAATTCATCGCGAATCCGACACCGGAGCTTCTCAGCGAATCGGATATGGATATTGTTGTAGCTGGGACACGTAATGGTATTTTGATGGTTGAGGGGGAGCTTCACTTTATCTCTGAAGCCGACGCTTTGGCAGCATTGAAGTTTGCCCATCAAGCCATGATGCCTTCCTTTGATGCTCAGGATAAATTGAAATCCTTGGCTGGAAAAAAGAAGCGTGATTTTACACCCGTATTTCCGGATGCGTCTTTCAAAAGCGAAGTGAAGGATTTCGCTGCACCCAAGGTTGCAGCGGCCTTAAAAATCAGAGAAAAGTTAGAACGATACGCGGCCCTGGATGCGGTCCTTGCTGAGGCAAAGGCGAGGTTTTTGGCAGCTGATGAGGACAAAGAGGTACTTGCGAAGAGAGCAAAGGACCTGAATTCCATTTTTGAAGATGTGAAATACTCGGTGGCTCGAAATTTAGTTCTCGACACGGGCTTTCGAATTGATGGTCGATCAACTACTCAGATACGCCCCATTGCCTGTGAAGTTGCTTTGTTGCCGAGGGCACACGGGTCTGGATTGTTTACTCGTGGAGAGACCCAGGTTCTTGGGACAGTGACTCTTGGTACAGGCGATGACGAGCAAATGATTGATGCGTTGAGTGGTTTGGTAAAGAAAAAATTTATGCTTCACTATAATTTTCCTCCTTACTGTGTTGGAGAGACGGGGCGTATGGGGGGACAGAGTCGTCGTGAGATTGGTCATGGATTTTTGGCGGAACGTGCTATTCAAGTCGTACTTCCAGACTATGACAAGTTTCCCTATGTGGTTCGTATTGTGAGTGAGGTTTTAGAATCAAATGGCTCAAGTTCAATGGGAACAGTTTGTTCTGGAATTTTGGCTTTGTTAGATGCTGGCGTCCCTATTAAGGGAAACGTCGCTGGAATCGCAATGGGACTGATCAAAGAGGGCGATCGAGTGGCAGTTCTAAGTGATATTCTCGGTGATGAGGATCACTTGGGAGATATGGACTTTAAGGTTGCAGGTACCAGCAAGGGCATCACTGCTTTGCAAATGGATATCAAGATTGACTCCATTAGCTTTGATATTATGGAGCAGGCTTTGAATCAGGCTAAGGAAGGTCGCGATCACATCCTAGGGAAGATGGAGGAAGTGATTCGGTCTCCTCGCGGTGAGATCTCTCAGTTTGCTCCACGTATTGAAACTATTCAAATTAAGTCAGAGAAGGTTCGTGAAGTGATTGGTGCCGGAGGAAAGGTCATTAAGGGGATTATCGAAGAAACAGGTGTGAAGATCGATATTGAAGATGGTGGGAAAATCCATATTTCTTCAGTGAACCCTGAGGCGACCAAGAGGGCGATCATGATGATACGAGACATTTGCGCAGAAGCCGAAGTGGGCAAAGTGTATTCTGGCAAGGTCGTTAAAATTATGGATTTTGGAGCCTTTGTCGAGATTTTTCCAAATACAAGCGGGCTTCTTCATATTTCTGAAATTGCTCATGAGCGCATTAGAACTGTGTCAGAGGTTCTTAATGAAGGGGATGACGTGGAAGTCAAAGTTCTCGATGTGGATCGAGCTGGACGTATCAAGCTGAGCCGCAAGGTTCTCCTTGAAAAGCCACAGTGAGGTAAATATCAGGGGAAAAACTGCGGCCTTTGATTTTCAGCCGGAATTTCGTAAAACTATCTTGGATAATGGTGTTCGAGTTGTTACTGAGCATCACCCTTTTTCTCGGTCCACTTCAGCTGCAATTTATGTGGAGATAGGAACGAGAGATGAGTCCAAAAGAATTAATGGGGCAGCTCATTTTGTAGAACACCTCGTTTTTAAGGGGACCAAGTCGCGCTCTGCATTTGAAATAGCTAAAAGTCTTGAATCTGTCGGAGGTGAGCTCAACGCATATACCTCTCGAGAGGTGACCTGTTTTCATGCGACCAGTTTGCGTGAGCATTTGCCTCTCAGTCTGGACGTTTTGGTCGACTTGGTTGGGGGTGCTGTTTTTGATTCCAAAGAATTTGTTAAAGAGAAGGATGTGATCCTTCAAGAAATTGATATGTCGTCAGAAGTGATCGAAGATTACATTTTTGATTTGTATTTTGAAAAGGCGTACTCTGGTCACTCACTTGGAATGCCAATCCTTGGCACCCCAAAATCTCTAAATCGCATTTCTCGCAAGGATTTATTTGATTTTTATCATCATCGATATGGTGGTCGTAATTTGGTGGTGAGCGTTGCTGGTGATGTGGATCATGATAGGGTGTTAGAATTGGTTGGTAAATCACTGAGTCGCTCAAAAAATGATTCAGTGAGAAAGAAGCGGGTGAGGCCAAAGCAGAAGGCCTTTACGCAAGTCATCTCTCGCCCCAGTGAACA encodes:
- the rbfA gene encoding 30S ribosome-binding factor RbfA, translating into MSGESRRIQRVEKELRHVVAGYLLTGLRGSFSCLISVTHVKVSPDLRHAKVYVSLMGDSKTKQTDWLLLEKQVSEIQRHVGANLKLKFTPRLQLFLDSSADEVDKIQRILNDIKAGEMQLRPSVEGEDEG
- the rpsO gene encoding 30S ribosomal protein S15: MALLASQKEEIVKKFRQSELDTGSSQVQVALLTHRINHLTEHFKKNKKDVHGQRGLLKLVNRRRKLLDYLRSQDSAQYSSLISELGLRK
- a CDS encoding GNAT family N-acetyltransferase, with translation MGLINCDSWEIRALRGSDFAELHQTVEAVYSGSPFPIGGGWSEEQLAEEGMSGSSLGVFYKPFGLTSFVIWRCFPGGREIRLLGTHPQWCRRGIMAELMRSVIEEVDSGEEIWLEVHEGNRGARNLYEKLGFSKVGRRPNYYRDGAGADLYSRLCP
- a CDS encoding ribosome maturation factor RimP translates to MSSLSDDALGQIRELASEICQREGCLLYDIQFSGGSRQRNLRVFIDRAQGVVSVDDCANISRGINLLLDVRDLIPGGAYDLEVSSPGLERQLLETWHFEKAIGQQVKVSTTESIPLPEAVEAKPGKGGPLSVEGKLTEASDEVVVVENDRAK
- the infB gene encoding translation initiation factor IF-2 translates to MTQPKVYEFAKEIGIETLTLMDKIREWNLPIRSHMAGLDEAMILEIKSRFDAEAGTKKETKAKKAKPKKKKATTTSVRKVVTATSKADEKSVKEKKAEKAAAALPKVIRRKAGEKEEAEAAAAAAALAAQVESQEIYTSEEVSATDGSEEDSDAAAHLRETGSEMSAEGVSPDSISPESPETKTRRNIVGRMDLKRVVRPVARASSTVSSSGPSGAAGTGAGTSPFFSGQVSDPSRPPRPGVGRTLRTGFVAPSPFLDEVVIEETQKEKDDKLKKRPGAGKELPSAVFSASEFRKREVVFQPKKKKIPGRGEVRKTQITTPKASKRVVKFHHVIKVGELANQMNLKAPQLIKKLMGEGIMATINTDLDFDTVALMVPEFGFEAQNVALSPEGLIEEAVFGDLSSEMVPRTPVVTVMGHVDHGKTTLLDSIRNADVASREAGGITQHIGAYQVTLEDGSHITFIDTPGHAAFTAMRARGANVTDVAIIVVAADDGVMPQTAEAINHAKAAGVPIIVAVNKMDKQGANPDRIKQQLTEFQLVPEEWGGSTIFCPVSALKGEGVKELLEQIRLVAEVQELRANPNRSGTGLVIESRMEKGRGCVATLLVKDGTIRVGQDIVVGTVAGRIRAMNNDRGEQIKLAGPGTPVEIFGLPETPLAGDRFDVTETEAQAHEIAELRKHQAEAAIASLDKTMTLEQIFSKVKAGAAKELSVVLKADVAGSLEAIKGMFEKAGTEEVKVKIVHSGVGGISESDVLLAGTAHGLVLGFNVRPDGSAQKLAKEKNIEIKVYTIIYELIDDVKKALGGLLAPEIVEKSLGRAEVRNTFSVPKSGVIAGCSVLDGKITRSNQLRLVRDGRIVYQGKVSSLKRFKDDVKEVASGFECGIGIENFNDIKVGDVIEAFEVESIAREL
- the truB gene encoding tRNA pseudouridine(55) synthase TruB, yielding MKAKAKRSEPGLHGLLLVDKPSGITSHDVVARARRCLGMKAVGHAGTLDPLATGLIVLLLGEATKLSDYVLNADKSYEVKVRLGLITDSLDITGRVLERREVNVSEETLNRAILDAQGELSLPVPAYSAVKVGGKKLYELARAEKLSSTPVRSMNFFNLKLVEFGQDCFSARVDCHKGGYIRSWVEFVGRNLGCGATVEELRRLGSGSFRVEKSLSLESLEELASLSKMEGRDQQACGAIDPRAFGDSFVSLNQALPQWKALTVKGRDEHLMVNGLVSHDLSRRLISERKRANNQRVIVPVKILSSATGQLLSLIEAMPEGGLKVRRIFQLPAL
- the nusA gene encoding transcription termination/antitermination protein NusA: MAVENVFSDLSRMIEQVGKDKGIDKGVVIDAVIQGMLVAARKKYGTYREIEAQYNEESGEIELYEFKEVVNDEDFCDEEVEIKLSSALELDPDAQLHDSIGHKLETSDLGRIAAQTAKQIITQRVRDAERDLIFNEFEQRKGEIASGIARRVERGAIVVDLGRTEAYIPPREQIPGEQYKPGDRIQGYIADVRQTTRGPQIIMSRADERYLMKLFEMEVPEIYDGIVEIKAAAREPGQRAKIAVSSKDSAVDALGACVGMKGSRVQSIVQELRGEKIDIVNWDDEPARFVCNALAPAEISKVYMDENLMEMEIVVPDSQLSLAIGRKGQNVRLAAKLTRWKLDIVSESNASQRTAEAIFNLMLIPGMSQTMAQNIFQSGYGSFQAIAEAQIDDVMKVPGYEDINRAKKLVEDSKALLAQYQQEGKAVPTAPTKTPEVQLEGDAKSQAAQRLKEEMVQLTAQEEAAGGEKTEVGGIQE